Proteins encoded within one genomic window of Equus caballus isolate H_3958 breed thoroughbred chromosome 20, TB-T2T, whole genome shotgun sequence:
- the OR2B4B gene encoding olfactory receptor 2B2, with the protein MWINNQSSLDDFILLGFSDRPWLETPLFVIFLVAYIFALFGNISIILVSHLDPQLDSPMYFFLSNLSLLDLCYTTSTVPQMLVNLRGPEKTITYGGCVVQLYIFLALGSTECILLAAMAFDRYVAICKPLHYPIIMNQRRCIHMATGTWISGFANSLVQSTLTMLAPRCGQRVIDHFFCEVPALLKLACTDTRINEAELNVLGALLLLVPLAFILGTYVFIAQAVMRIRSAESRWKAFNTCASHLLVVSLFYFTAISMYVQPPSSYSRDRGKIMALFYGIVTPTLNPFIYTLRNKDVKAALRRTLTKEFWVKRK; encoded by the coding sequence ATGTGGATCAACAATCAGAGCTCACTAGATGATTTTATCTTATTGGGATTTTCTGACCGACCCTGGCTGGAGACGCCGCTCTTTGTAATCTTTCTGGTGGCTTACATCTTTGCCCTATTTGGAAATATCTCCATTATCCTAGTTTCCCACCTGGATCCCCAGCTTGACAGtcccatgtatttttttctctctaatctcTCTCTTCTGGACCTCTGCTATACTACTAGTACTGTCCCACAGATGCTAGTCAACCTTAGGGGGCCAGAAAAGACCATTACCTATGGTGGCTGTGTTGTCCAGCTCTATATCTTCTTGGCCTTGGGTTCTACTGAATGTATACTTCTGGCTGCCATGGCCTTCGACCGTTATGTTGCTATTTGCAAGCCTCTTCACTACCCAATCATCATGAACCAGAGGCGCTGTATCCATATGGCCACTGGGACCTGGATTAGTGGTTTTGCTAACTCCCTTGTCCAGTCTACTCTCACAATGTTGGCCCCAAGATGTGGACAGAGGGTGATAgaccatttcttctgtgaagtGCCTGCTCTTTTGAAACTAGCTTGTACTGATACTCGTATAAATGAAGCTGAGCTCAATGTACTAGGGGCTTTGCTACTCCTAGTGCCTCTTGCTTTCATCCTGGGCACTTATGTGTTCATTGCTCAGGCAGTAATGAGAATCCGGTCTGCTGAAAGTCGCTGGAAGGCCTTTAATACCTGTGCTTCACACTTGCTGGTGGTCTCCCTCTTCTACTTTACAGCCATCAGTATGTATGTGCAGCCTCCCTCTAGCTATTCTCGTGACAGGGGGAAGATCATGGCTCTCTTCTATGGAATTGTCACACCTACACTTAATCCATTTATCTATACACTGAGGAACAAAGATGTGAAAGCTGCCCTGAGAAGGACACTGACTAAAGAGTTTTGGGTCAAAAGAAAATGA